From the Elusimicrobiaceae bacterium genome, the window TCCGTTATGGCCGGATTGTCGGCTATGAAATGCACGCCGTCCATGAGCAGCGGCGTTTGCAGCGTGTTGCTGTAGCAGAGCGCAACGCACAGCGCGATCGCCGCCAGAGCGGCGGTTTCGGCTTGCGCGGCTGATGCCGGCGGGCGTTGACGGGGGGTTGAATGCATGGTCATTTACGCTGCAAAAATAAAAACCCGGGGCCGGGAAACCGCGTGCGGCCGTCAAGCGGAAGGTAGAACGCGTCGGTCGGATCATAAACCGCGCCGGCCTGCTCTCCGGGGTTGAGCGCGAGAATGGTGTCGTAATCCTTAGCGTAGCCGCGCGCGGTAAGCCCGCAGGGACGCGCTTCGAACCGTCCGCAGGCGATTATTATGTAGTCGGGCGGTTCCGTAAATCCCTGCGGCGTAAACGGAATGCGGCGGTAGCCCGGTGATTTCTTTTCCAGATTGCGGTCAACCATATAACCGTACACCTGCGCCATGAGCGGGTTCGGGCCCGCTGATTCCTCCCTGATGCGGCTGGACAGATATCCGTTGTCCCAGGCCAGCTGCGGAGTGGAATACTGCGAGGCCAGCACCCCTACGCTTACGCCTTTCGGCATAATGTAGCTGAAATATTTTTCAGCGGTGACGCGGGTGTCGTGGCGCGACATGATAATATTCTGGCGGACGCTGTAATAAAGCGGGGCCGCCGCGGCCAGCACGGCCAGCAGCGCGAACGGAAGCGCTGTTTTTGCCCGTTCCGTCAGCTTCGCCAGCGCGTAACCGGCGCAGATGCACAGAACCGGCAGGAGCGGCAGAACGTACCTGATGTAAACGGAGCTTACCTTGTCAAGCACCGCGAGATACGCCAGAAAAAACCCGCCCAGCATGAGCGCTTTGCGCGGGGTTTTTATCGTCATGAGCGCCGCGCCCGCCGCAGCCAGCGCAAGCGCGGGCAGCGTAAGCGCGTGCCGCAGTGAAAACGCAAGGTGGTGCCACAGGGTGCTGCCGCGCATCACGCCGTGGAGGCTGGTATGGAACGCATAGTCCTGCCTGAGCTGCGAGGGCGCCAGAAACGCGTAGGGAGTGCTGATGAAAAACGCCGCCGCAAACGCCAGCGCGAAATACCAGGGGCGCGGATCTTTCAGCATGTCCTTCACCGGTTTCTTTTTATGCAGCGCGAGCGCCAGTTGGATGGCGGCGAGCTGGAAAAACATCAGGATGCCGATATACTTTGTTCCGGTCGCCAGGCCGGCCGCCGCGCCCGCCAGCGCGTAGTCCGCCGCGCGGCCCGAGAAACAGGCGCGCACTGAAAACCAGGTGGAGAACGCGACGAAAAACACGGCCGGAATGTCAAGCGTGCCGAAATGCGAATCGCGCGCCAGCAGCAGGCAGACCGCCGCCATCAGCCCGGAAGCGAGCGCGGCGCGCGCGCCGAAAAGCAGTTTCGCCGTCTTGTAAACCGGGATAATCATAAACGAGCCGAACAGGGCCGCCAATACCCTGTTGATCATAAACAGCGCGGACGGCTCTACAGCGAACCGGCGCACCAGCTCCGCCGTGCCGCCGATGAACAGCCCGAAAAATTTATACAGCCCGGCAAGCAGATAGATATAGAATGTCGGATAAGTCAGGCTTGACGGAGCCAGCCCGTTCTTCACCGTAAGCAGCGCCATGTAGATCACGGTGCTCTCGTCAGGACGGGCTTCCCGGTGCGGCAGGCCGAAATCCAGCCCCCAGAACCGCAAAAGCAGGCCCAGCCCTATTATGCCGCAGAATGCGGCACGCCGGCGGCCTGACGAATGAAGAAAGTTTAGAGCGGTATCTCTGTTCATGTTTACGGTATGACGAACCCCACCATGCGGGCCGCGAATGCCGCCTGCAATGCCGATACGATAATCGCGGCGTACAGCGCGCCCGGCGTTTCGGCCAGCCGCGCGGCGGCAAACAGGATGGCCGCGGCGCCGGAAAACAGCCATACGCGCACCGCTTCCGCTCCGCCCACGCCCATGACGGCCATTACCGCCCACGCGCCCGTCAGCGCCAGTCCCGGCGCGAATTGCGGAGCGGAGTTGCGCAAGCCGGTTTTCAAAACCTGCCGCAGGTCCGAAACCTGTGCCGCGAAAAACAGAAACATTATGCCCACGCCCATTCCGGCCGCTGCTTCCGCGGGATTCCGGAACAGCCACGCCATGCGCAACTGCCGTGTCTGGTCCAGCCACGCGCGGTTTACCGCCGCTATCACGGCGTAATTATTGAACACATTGTAGCCCAGCCCGCAATAAACGGCGGCATGCGCGCCCGCGAAACACAGCAGGCAGACCGCAGCCAGTTTAAAAAATTCTTTCAGGCCGGTTCTGCACGAGAACGGTATCGCCAGCGACAGCAGGCCCAGCGGCGCCAGCGCGACGGGATCGAAAAACATTATCCAGTACAGGCTTAACCCGTAAAACGCCGCTATGGTTTTCGAGCGGCCGCATGCGGCGTAGGCAAGCAGGCACAGGCTGAGCAGAAAGAAAAAGGCGGTTACGCAGTTAAGCAGCGGGCAGAAATAGATCAGCGCGGGCATGACGGAGTACAGCGCGCAGGCGAAAACCGCGCTTTTTGCGGAGTAAAGTTTTTTTGCCGCATAGTACAGCGGAAACACGCCCGCCGAGGCGATTAAAAGCGGCAGCAGGCCGGAGCCG encodes:
- a CDS encoding glycosyltransferase family 39 protein; translated protein: MNRDTALNFLHSSGRRRAAFCGIIGLGLLLRFWGLDFGLPHREARPDESTVIYMALLTVKNGLAPSSLTYPTFYIYLLAGLYKFFGLFIGGTAELVRRFAVEPSALFMINRVLAALFGSFMIIPVYKTAKLLFGARAALASGLMAAVCLLLARDSHFGTLDIPAVFFVAFSTWFSVRACFSGRAADYALAGAAAGLATGTKYIGILMFFQLAAIQLALALHKKKPVKDMLKDPRPWYFALAFAAAFFISTPYAFLAPSQLRQDYAFHTSLHGVMRGSTLWHHLAFSLRHALTLPALALAAAGAALMTIKTPRKALMLGGFFLAYLAVLDKVSSVYIRYVLPLLPVLCICAGYALAKLTERAKTALPFALLAVLAAAAPLYYSVRQNIIMSRHDTRVTAEKYFSYIMPKGVSVGVLASQYSTPQLAWDNGYLSSRIREESAGPNPLMAQVYGYMVDRNLEKKSPGYRRIPFTPQGFTEPPDYIIIACGRFEARPCGLTARGYAKDYDTILALNPGEQAGAVYDPTDAFYLPLDGRTRFPGPGFLFLQRK